The following coding sequences lie in one bacterium genomic window:
- a CDS encoding cupin domain-containing protein, translated as MEIDRRTFLMRAGAGSAALAALPFLLQAGEQPARAEDVGFRPAALLKSSTTDTGQPLEFPPGPNEITAFVVELAPGGKHDRHLHPVPIFAYVLDGTLTLAVEGHGEKTYPAGTAHLEPVNTWHMDLNRGKTLVKWVAVFMGQKGKPFVIPVPKLG; from the coding sequence ATGGAGATCGACAGGCGGACATTCTTGATGCGGGCCGGCGCCGGATCTGCGGCCCTGGCGGCGCTGCCGTTTCTGCTTCAGGCCGGCGAGCAGCCGGCGCGCGCAGAAGACGTGGGCTTTAGACCGGCGGCGCTGCTCAAGAGCTCGACCACCGACACGGGCCAGCCGCTTGAGTTTCCCCCCGGTCCGAACGAAATCACGGCGTTCGTCGTCGAACTTGCGCCGGGCGGAAAGCACGACCGCCACCTCCATCCGGTTCCGATATTCGCCTACGTGCTCGACGGCACTCTCACCCTCGCCGTCGAGGGGCATGGTGAGAAGACCTATCCGGCCGGGACGGCCCACCTGGAACCGGTCAACACCTGGCACATGGACCTCAACCGGGGAAAGACACTCGTGAAATGGGTCGCAGTGTTCATGGGGCAGAAGGGAAAGCCGTTCGTGATCCCGGTGCCCAAGCTAGGCTGA
- a CDS encoding helix-turn-helix domain-containing protein, whose protein sequence is MEPYGQYCPVARAIEIIADRWTPLIIRELLAEIHRFNDLDRGLPGISRPLLAERLRRLEHAGIVERRTSSDGANAGYYLTGAGKELRAVIQSLGEWGAKWAFGDPRPDELDAALLLWRMRRRIDLALVPLRRVVIRFDFHGMKRPRPHWLVIEKPEVSLCLTDPGFDTDLYIGADLTAFSKVWLGRSTWIEATREGLIEVDGPPALTRVFPRWLQWSPFAPAVREAAARGAAS, encoded by the coding sequence ATGGAACCCTACGGGCAATACTGTCCGGTTGCGCGGGCGATCGAAATCATCGCGGATCGTTGGACGCCGTTAATCATCCGGGAACTGCTGGCCGAGATTCATCGGTTCAACGATCTCGACCGCGGCCTCCCCGGCATTTCCCGGCCGCTCCTAGCGGAGCGTCTGCGGCGGCTCGAGCACGCCGGCATCGTCGAACGGCGGACCTCGTCCGACGGCGCAAACGCCGGATACTATCTGACTGGCGCCGGGAAGGAGCTCAGGGCGGTCATCCAGAGCCTGGGGGAGTGGGGCGCCAAGTGGGCGTTCGGAGATCCCAGGCCGGATGAACTTGATGCGGCGCTCCTCCTCTGGCGGATGCGCCGGCGCATCGACCTCGCGTTGGTGCCGCTTCGGCGTGTCGTGATCCGGTTCGACTTCCACGGGATGAAACGCCCCCGCCCCCACTGGCTGGTGATCGAGAAGCCCGAGGTCTCTCTGTGCCTGACGGATCCCGGCTTTGACACCGACCTGTACATCGGCGCCGATCTTACCGCGTTCTCTAAGGTCTGGCTTGGCCGGTCCACCTGGATTGAAGCGACGCGGGAAGGCCTGATTGAAGTCGACGGACCGCCAGCCCTGACCCGCGTCTTTCCCCGGTGGCTTCAGTGGAGCCCATTTGCGCCGGCCGTGCGAGAGGCGGCGGCGAGGGGGGCCGCGTCGTGA
- a CDS encoding FAD-binding oxidoreductase — translation MLRPGDEGYDAARRIWNGAIDRRPALIARCTGAADVLSAVRAAREQGVLTAVRGGGHNVAGTATCDGGLVIDLSPMKGMRVDLVRRTARAEPGLLWGEFDRETQAFGLAAPGGIVTHTGVAGLTLGGGIGWLMRKHGLTCDNLVSVDVVTADGRLITASDEKQAELFWGIRGGGGNFGIVTSFEFRLHPVGPTVLAGVVLYTDEQARDALRFYRDFAAEAPDELTTIVTLRHAPPLPFVPARLHGTPVLSIAVCYAGPIGDAERVLAPLRAFGPPAIDAIRPTQYTAHQAMFDATVPHGLHYYWKSHDLPGLRDETIDVMLAHGWAAQSRRSYTILFQLGGAIARTAENATAYGGRAAQYSVNINAVCEAAVGFEAEVAWTRRFSEAMRPLSTGGVYVNFLGNEGEDRVRAAYGEDKYARLVALKTAYDPTNFFCLNQNIKPTPSRHSLPA, via the coding sequence GTGCTCCGGCCTGGCGATGAGGGCTATGATGCGGCGCGCCGGATTTGGAACGGCGCCATTGACAGGCGTCCGGCCCTTATCGCCCGGTGCACTGGCGCCGCCGACGTCCTGAGCGCTGTGCGCGCGGCCCGGGAGCAGGGCGTGCTCACAGCGGTGCGGGGCGGCGGCCACAATGTCGCCGGGACGGCAACGTGCGACGGCGGTCTTGTGATCGACCTCTCGCCGATGAAGGGCATGCGTGTCGATCTCGTACGACGGACGGCGCGGGCCGAACCGGGGCTGCTCTGGGGGGAATTCGACCGCGAGACGCAGGCTTTTGGCCTCGCAGCACCCGGCGGCATCGTTACGCACACAGGAGTGGCCGGGCTCACGCTCGGCGGCGGGATCGGGTGGCTGATGCGCAAGCACGGGCTGACCTGCGACAATCTCGTGTCTGTCGATGTGGTGACCGCGGACGGGCGCCTGATCACCGCGAGCGACGAGAAGCAGGCGGAGCTCTTCTGGGGCATCCGGGGCGGGGGTGGGAACTTTGGCATCGTCACGTCGTTCGAATTCCGGCTCCATCCCGTGGGCCCCACCGTCCTCGCCGGCGTCGTGCTGTACACTGACGAGCAGGCGCGCGACGCGTTGCGCTTCTATCGCGACTTTGCCGCCGAGGCGCCGGACGAACTCACGACGATCGTCACGCTGAGGCATGCACCGCCGCTGCCGTTTGTCCCCGCCCGTCTCCACGGAACGCCGGTTCTCAGCATCGCCGTCTGTTACGCCGGACCCATCGGGGACGCTGAACGGGTGCTCGCGCCGCTGCGCGCGTTCGGTCCCCCGGCCATCGATGCGATCCGGCCGACACAATACACCGCGCACCAGGCGATGTTCGATGCGACGGTGCCGCACGGGCTCCACTACTATTGGAAGTCCCATGACTTGCCGGGTCTCAGGGATGAGACGATCGACGTGATGCTCGCTCACGGGTGGGCGGCTCAGTCCCGCCGTTCGTACACGATCCTGTTCCAGCTAGGCGGCGCCATCGCTCGGACCGCGGAGAACGCCACCGCGTATGGTGGGCGGGCGGCACAGTACAGCGTCAACATCAACGCGGTGTGCGAGGCCGCCGTCGGGTTCGAGGCCGAGGTCGCGTGGACGCGCAGATTCTCCGAAGCGATGCGCCCGCTGTCCACCGGCGGCGTGTATGTGAACTTTCTTGGCAACGAAGGGGAGGACCGCGTCAGAGCCGCGTACGGCGAAGATAAGTACGCGCGGCTGGTCGCGCTGAAGACCGCCTACGATCCCACTAATTTCTTTTGCCTAAATCAAAATATCAAGCCCACGCCTTCCCGTCATTCTCTGCCCGCTTAG